The Shewanella sp. MTB7 genome includes a window with the following:
- a CDS encoding carbohydrate porin: MIRKTLLTSCIALILSANANAASVDEEILALKTRIDQLESGKISSETMVEEEKENSIEFGGAARFQYSYEDYADSNKDRGGDLDFDLFRIDVDGNIGDILFSAQYRWFQYMNVIHHAWVGYDFDESQQGKIGVTQVPFGILTWASNSYFFSSNFYLGLEDDYDLGLNYTYKTDDNRLDLAFYKNDELGGLDGYVSDRSDRYAYDVVGVRLTGEGTYDAPTLEAAESNTFNARYVHNLTFSDVAVELGASVQSGQLDIAGAQDGDRFAAAMHGVVNYNRWNLKLQVTGYEYDVDGMDVEQMVVGAYHFYDSIPAEATTYIGNLAYSLPVSIGPISNLTFYNDYSLVTDKSADLEDTFMNVTGMAITAGGLYTYVDFVVAENQPFIGGSMVGNGEVNKRVNINFGYYF; encoded by the coding sequence ATGATCCGTAAGACACTACTAACCTCTTGTATCGCTTTGATATTAAGTGCTAACGCAAATGCAGCTTCAGTAGATGAAGAAATTCTGGCTCTAAAGACACGTATCGATCAATTAGAATCAGGAAAAATCTCATCAGAAACCATGGTAGAGGAAGAAAAGGAAAACTCCATCGAATTCGGCGGAGCGGCTCGTTTCCAATACAGTTACGAAGATTATGCAGATAGTAATAAAGATCGTGGCGGAGATCTCGATTTTGATCTATTCCGTATTGATGTCGACGGCAATATTGGTGACATTCTATTTTCAGCTCAGTATCGCTGGTTTCAGTATATGAACGTGATTCATCACGCCTGGGTTGGCTATGACTTTGATGAAAGCCAACAGGGTAAAATAGGTGTGACTCAAGTTCCTTTTGGTATTTTGACATGGGCATCTAACAGTTATTTTTTCAGTTCCAATTTCTACTTAGGGCTTGAAGATGACTATGATCTGGGTTTGAATTACACCTATAAAACCGATGATAATCGATTAGATCTGGCCTTTTATAAAAATGATGAATTAGGCGGCTTAGACGGTTATGTCTCTGATCGTAGTGATCGTTACGCCTATGATGTAGTCGGTGTGCGTCTTACAGGAGAGGGCACCTATGATGCGCCTACCTTAGAAGCGGCGGAATCTAATACTTTCAATGCACGTTATGTTCATAATTTAACGTTTAGTGATGTTGCTGTTGAGCTTGGTGCATCGGTTCAGTCGGGTCAATTAGATATTGCGGGTGCTCAAGATGGCGATCGGTTCGCTGCTGCAATGCATGGTGTTGTAAATTATAACCGCTGGAACCTTAAACTACAGGTTACAGGTTATGAGTATGATGTTGATGGTATGGATGTTGAGCAGATGGTCGTAGGTGCGTATCACTTTTATGATTCTATTCCTGCTGAAGCTACCACGTATATTGGTAACCTAGCCTACAGTTTACCAGTGAGCATTGGACCCATATCTAACCTGACTTTCTACAATGATTACTCGCTTGTGACCGATAAGTCGGCTGATCTGGAAGATACCTTTATGAATGTCACCGGTATGGCGATCACCGCGGGTGGTCTTTATACCTATGTCGATTTTGTTGTTGCTGAGAATCAGCCGTTTATTGGTGGTTCAATGGTGGGTAACGGCGAAGTGAATAAGCGCGTTAATATCAACTTTGGCTACTATTTCTAA
- a CDS encoding quaternary amine ABC transporter ATP-binding protein: MSSEVNKQPLIQIKDLYKVFGKKPASVMPLVREGLSKDDILAQTGHTLGLKAINLDIYKGEIFVIMGLSGSGKSTLIRHFNRLIDPTEGQILVEGIDVMKLNTKELETFRRQKMAMVFQRFGLMPHRNVQDNVAYGLSVQGVDKASRNAKANKWLKTVGLAGYEKQYPSQLSGGQQQRVGLARALCTDAEILLMDEAFSALDPLIRSEMQDQLVELQKELNKTIIFITHDLDEALRIGDRIAILKDGELIQLGEPVDILLNPADDYVEAFVKDVNRPRALTVETVMKPPAYRLTADTIGEALKQMRHIPANYAYYMTDDGFQGVVCEKALEVAARSDDQAPMDEFKVEDMSPLSPDAPLESIIPATMKSDFPLPVVDDDGALQGLVSREDLAEVLSGFNRNETDGERQNENNDK; the protein is encoded by the coding sequence ATGTCTAGCGAAGTAAATAAACAACCTTTGATTCAGATTAAGGATCTTTACAAGGTTTTTGGAAAGAAACCAGCCAGTGTTATGCCTTTGGTGCGAGAAGGATTATCTAAGGATGATATTTTGGCTCAAACTGGCCACACCTTAGGCCTTAAAGCGATTAATCTAGATATCTACAAGGGTGAGATTTTTGTGATTATGGGGCTATCTGGCTCTGGTAAATCCACCTTAATTCGCCATTTTAACCGTCTTATCGACCCCACCGAAGGACAGATATTGGTGGAAGGCATCGATGTCATGAAATTGAATACCAAGGAGCTGGAAACGTTTCGACGCCAAAAGATGGCAATGGTATTTCAACGCTTTGGTTTGATGCCCCATCGTAATGTTCAGGATAACGTTGCCTACGGCCTTAGTGTACAGGGAGTAGACAAAGCTAGCAGAAACGCAAAAGCTAACAAATGGCTGAAGACAGTGGGTCTTGCAGGTTATGAAAAGCAATATCCATCACAACTTTCTGGTGGCCAGCAACAACGTGTCGGTCTTGCGAGAGCGCTGTGCACTGATGCTGAGATCCTGTTGATGGATGAGGCTTTTTCTGCTTTAGATCCTTTGATCCGCAGTGAAATGCAAGATCAATTGGTGGAGCTACAAAAAGAGCTGAATAAAACCATTATCTTTATCACTCACGACCTCGATGAAGCGTTGAGGATTGGTGATCGTATCGCGATTTTGAAAGACGGTGAGTTGATCCAGCTTGGTGAACCGGTTGATATTTTGCTTAACCCCGCCGATGACTATGTTGAAGCTTTTGTGAAAGATGTTAACCGTCCCCGAGCCTTAACGGTGGAGACTGTAATGAAGCCACCAGCATATCGCCTGACTGCAGATACTATCGGTGAGGCGCTGAAACAGATGAGACATATTCCGGCTAATTATGCTTATTACATGACTGATGATGGCTTCCAAGGTGTGGTATGTGAGAAAGCATTGGAAGTTGCTGCACGATCCGATGATCAAGCCCCAATGGATGAATTCAAGGTGGAGGATATGAGTCCGCTATCTCCCGATGCACCTTTAGAAAGTATCATTCCTGCGACCATGAAATCGGATTTTCCATTGCCTGTTGTCGATGATGATGGTGCGCTGCAAGGCTTAGTTTCAAGAGAAGATCTTGCGGAGGTCCTGTCGGGCTTCAACAGAAATGAAACTGATGGTGAAAGACAGAATGAAAACAATGATAAGTAA
- a CDS encoding ATP-binding protein: MKLAARLAVIMRGLPGSGKSHWVNEFIASQPVEISSRVLSSGCFSTDNYFYRNGQYQFDARRLSEYHQRNLTGFIQALSEREPIVICDNTNLAQWESIAYEAAARSLGYQVRFVLIGAPENRDHQALCAKRNRHGVPLAQIERMAKQFEEF; encoded by the coding sequence ATGAAACTAGCAGCAAGGCTAGCTGTCATTATGCGCGGTCTGCCCGGCAGCGGAAAATCTCACTGGGTGAATGAGTTTATAGCATCTCAGCCAGTTGAGATTAGTAGTCGGGTATTAAGTTCGGGCTGCTTCTCGACCGATAACTATTTTTATCGAAATGGTCAGTATCAATTCGATGCGAGAAGATTGTCTGAATATCACCAGAGAAATTTAACGGGCTTTATTCAAGCTCTCTCTGAACGAGAGCCAATTGTTATCTGCGATAATACTAACTTAGCTCAATGGGAATCAATAGCTTATGAAGCCGCAGCCCGATCATTGGGCTATCAAGTGCGCTTTGTGTTAATCGGCGCACCGGAGAATCGTGATCATCAAGCATTATGTGCTAAACGTAATCGTCATGGTGTGCCGTTAGCGCAGATAGAGAGAATGGCAAAACAGTTCGAGGAGTTTTAG
- a CDS encoding ABC transporter substrate-binding protein, with translation MKNITLAVSLLSSLFIQQAAANEQCGKVTIADMNWSSASLIANVDRFILEHGFGCEAELLPGDTMPTSTSMIEKGQPDIAPEMWSNSVKELIEKAVSDKRLVIAGESLSDGGEEGFWVPQYMVDKDPSLKTIAGVIANVNTFKHPEDPERGAFYGCPAGWGCQLSAENLYRALKLSDAGFDLIDPGSGAGLAGSIARAYEREKPWFGYYWAPTAVLGKYNMVKVDFGTDVDVEHFKDCTSQAECADPKVTMYPKALVQTVTTSDFAKKSVQGFDYLSKRAFTNAQMSGLLAWMEDNQADGDIAAEYFLTNYEDVWTQWVAADVAVKVKQAIKAR, from the coding sequence ATGAAAAACATCACTTTAGCCGTTAGCTTACTAAGCAGTCTCTTTATACAACAGGCCGCTGCCAATGAGCAATGTGGCAAAGTTACTATCGCTGATATGAATTGGAGCTCTGCTTCACTTATTGCTAACGTCGATCGCTTTATTTTGGAACATGGTTTTGGTTGTGAGGCAGAGTTACTTCCCGGTGACACCATGCCAACCAGTACATCAATGATTGAAAAGGGCCAGCCGGATATAGCCCCTGAAATGTGGAGTAACAGTGTAAAAGAACTGATTGAGAAAGCAGTGAGTGATAAACGATTAGTGATTGCGGGCGAGTCACTTTCTGATGGTGGTGAAGAGGGTTTTTGGGTTCCTCAATATATGGTTGATAAGGACCCAAGTCTAAAGACAATTGCAGGGGTTATCGCCAACGTTAATACTTTCAAACACCCAGAAGATCCTGAACGTGGAGCCTTTTATGGCTGCCCAGCGGGTTGGGGATGTCAGCTCTCAGCTGAAAACCTTTATCGCGCACTTAAATTGAGTGATGCAGGATTTGATCTTATTGATCCAGGTTCGGGTGCAGGTTTGGCAGGCTCAATTGCTCGTGCTTATGAACGAGAAAAGCCTTGGTTTGGTTATTATTGGGCACCCACGGCAGTATTGGGTAAATATAATATGGTTAAAGTGGATTTTGGTACTGATGTTGATGTAGAGCATTTCAAAGATTGTACCTCTCAGGCTGAATGTGCTGATCCTAAAGTGACCATGTATCCAAAAGCATTAGTTCAAACAGTTACCACTTCTGACTTCGCTAAAAAATCCGTTCAAGGATTTGATTATCTTAGTAAACGTGCCTTTACCAATGCCCAGATGAGCGGCTTACTTGCTTGGATGGAAGATAATCAAGCAGATGGTGATATTGCTGCGGAATACTTTCTGACCAATTATGAAGATGTTTGGACGCAATGGGTTGCGGCTGATGTTGCTGTTAAAGTGAAACAGGCAATTAAAGCACGTTAG
- a CDS encoding GNAT family N-acetyltransferase, with translation MINIRSATKNNVDSIWELRAKAIKQTCLTHYPKEIVLKWASSPMPANFEEVLIHLNAIVAEDTDPNKPVSLLGFGFIDKERSKLESLFVDPQASRRGVGRLIATTLVSIARQANLSRLQLSSTLNAVAFYQSIGFEILAETNWQHPADFELASVSMEIQIVEEIKDDDV, from the coding sequence ATGATTAACATTAGATCTGCCACGAAAAATAACGTTGACAGTATTTGGGAGTTAAGAGCCAAGGCTATCAAGCAAACTTGCTTAACCCACTATCCAAAAGAGATCGTGCTCAAATGGGCAAGTTCCCCTATGCCAGCCAATTTTGAAGAGGTATTGATCCATTTAAACGCCATTGTCGCCGAAGATACAGATCCAAATAAGCCTGTCTCTCTGCTCGGTTTTGGCTTTATTGATAAAGAACGCAGCAAACTGGAATCTCTATTTGTTGACCCTCAAGCCTCTAGACGCGGCGTGGGGCGATTAATCGCAACAACTTTAGTATCAATCGCACGACAGGCTAATCTATCTCGACTTCAGCTTTCATCCACCCTTAATGCGGTAGCTTTCTATCAATCAATAGGGTTTGAAATCTTAGCTGAAACCAATTGGCAACACCCAGCAGATTTCGAGTTGGCATCAGTATCCATGGAGATACAAATAGTAGAGGAAATTAAAGATGATGATGTCTAA
- a CDS encoding GNAT family N-acetyltransferase, which translates to MEVIIRHTEPSDFEGVQSLYTQPACHSGTLQLPYPSLSNWQSRLANLGKDHYNLVALVDKQIVGQIGMVIMDSPRRKHVANIGMAVSYKQQNLGIGTQLLKAMIDLADNWLAIRRIELEVYTDNDAAIALYEKAGFVMEGTARDYAFRDGKFVDTYLMARLAK; encoded by the coding sequence ATGGAAGTCATCATAAGACACACGGAGCCTAGCGATTTTGAGGGAGTACAATCACTGTATACTCAACCTGCATGTCACTCAGGCACTCTGCAACTCCCCTATCCATCATTATCAAACTGGCAAAGTAGACTCGCTAATTTGGGTAAAGACCACTACAACTTAGTCGCCCTTGTTGATAAGCAGATCGTTGGTCAAATCGGCATGGTGATAATGGACTCTCCGCGCCGTAAACATGTGGCAAATATAGGTATGGCGGTGAGCTACAAGCAACAAAACCTAGGAATAGGCACTCAGTTATTGAAGGCCATGATTGATCTTGCCGACAACTGGCTAGCAATAAGACGTATCGAACTTGAGGTCTACACCGACAATGATGCAGCCATTGCCCTTTATGAAAAAGCTGGTTTTGTCATGGAGGGAACAGCTAGAGACTACGCATTCAGAGATGGCAAATTTGTTGATACTTATCTGATGGCTAGATTGGCTAAATAG
- a CDS encoding ABC transporter permease yields MADSWLSKFPKMDRVDLLEIRKYLDGAFRDFSREYGDEIEFFFSPLLDFLIWFEKLLVQSPWWAVLLVITGLVYVASRSWKLSLSVVVSFLLIGYFGMWEDTMRTLSIITVCTMLAIIFGVPIGIFMARSDRTQATVTPILDVMQTMPAFVYLIPVVMLLGIGKVPGVIAVVIYAIPPVIRLTNLGIRLVDKEVLEAATAYGANKMQRLLGVQLPLAAPTIMAGINQTIMMALGMVVIASMIGVKGLGQPVLKSITNQYFTLGLFNGLAIVALAIIFDRASQAYAKRTQKHLQDGHNV; encoded by the coding sequence ATGGCCGATTCTTGGCTAAGCAAATTTCCTAAAATGGACCGTGTCGATCTATTGGAGATCCGCAAGTATTTAGACGGTGCATTCCGTGATTTTTCTCGAGAGTATGGCGATGAAATAGAGTTTTTTTTTAGCCCATTGCTCGATTTTCTTATTTGGTTTGAAAAGTTGCTAGTTCAGTCGCCATGGTGGGCAGTACTGTTGGTCATTACAGGTTTAGTTTATGTGGCAAGCCGCTCCTGGAAGTTGTCTTTAAGCGTTGTAGTTTCGTTTCTACTTATTGGTTACTTTGGCATGTGGGAAGATACGATGCGCACCCTAAGCATTATTACTGTGTGCACCATGTTAGCCATTATATTTGGGGTCCCAATAGGCATATTTATGGCGCGAAGTGATCGTACTCAAGCTACGGTAACCCCTATTTTAGATGTAATGCAAACTATGCCAGCATTTGTGTATTTGATCCCAGTTGTCATGCTACTGGGCATTGGTAAAGTCCCTGGTGTTATTGCTGTTGTCATCTACGCAATTCCCCCTGTTATTCGTCTTACCAACCTCGGGATCCGTTTAGTTGATAAAGAGGTGCTGGAAGCCGCTACCGCCTACGGTGCCAATAAGATGCAACGATTACTGGGAGTGCAGTTGCCACTTGCCGCGCCAACGATTATGGCGGGCATTAATCAAACCATTATGATGGCATTAGGAATGGTGGTGATCGCGTCCATGATTGGTGTTAAAGGTTTAGGGCAACCAGTACTTAAATCTATTACTAACCAGTACTTTACTTTAGGTCTCTTTAACGGTTTAGCGATTGTTGCGCTAGCTATCATTTTTGACAGGGCCTCTCAGGCTTACGCCAAACGCACTCAGAAACATTTGCAGGATGGCCATAATGTCTAG
- the codB gene encoding cytosine permease, with protein MAGDNNYSLGPVPQSARKGIFSLTMVMLGLTFFSASMWTGGTLGVGLSFNDFILAVLIGNLILGIYTSFLGYIGAQTGLSTHLLARYSFGLKGSWLPSLLLGGTQIGWFGVGVAMFAIPVHKATGIDTNFLILISGLLMTATVYFGIAAIMILSAIAVPAIALFGGFSVFQAVDSMGGMDSLIAFTPENPMEFSTALVLVVGSFISAGTLTADFVRFGKKPRSAVFVTMFAFFVGNSLMFIFGAAGAAATGQADISEVMIAQGLLIPAIIILGLNIWTTNDNALYASGLGFSNITGLPSKYLSILNGVIGTLCALWLYNNFVGWLTFLSAAIPPIGGIIIADFLKNREKYKDFANVKFDTINWAAILGVAIGVVAGHMLPGIVPLNAVFAGAFSFLVIDTLIKRNTNKTFVKSTCKNTTNA; from the coding sequence ATGGCAGGCGATAATAATTACAGTTTAGGGCCGGTGCCGCAATCGGCGCGTAAAGGCATTTTCTCTCTCACAATGGTGATGTTGGGATTGACCTTCTTTTCAGCAAGTATGTGGACAGGAGGCACACTCGGGGTAGGACTCTCCTTTAATGATTTTATTCTTGCTGTACTCATTGGTAATTTAATTCTCGGTATTTACACTTCATTTCTTGGTTACATCGGCGCTCAAACTGGGCTATCGACCCATCTCCTTGCACGTTACTCTTTCGGTTTAAAAGGCTCCTGGCTTCCCTCTCTTCTCCTCGGTGGTACACAAATTGGTTGGTTCGGTGTTGGTGTTGCTATGTTTGCTATACCTGTCCATAAAGCGACGGGCATAGACACTAACTTCCTCATTCTTATCTCTGGTCTACTGATGACCGCCACCGTTTACTTCGGCATTGCCGCCATCATGATCCTTTCAGCCATCGCCGTACCGGCCATCGCCCTATTTGGCGGTTTCTCAGTATTTCAAGCGGTGGACAGCATGGGAGGCATGGATAGCTTGATAGCCTTCACGCCAGAAAACCCCATGGAGTTCTCAACCGCACTGGTGTTAGTCGTCGGTTCTTTTATCTCAGCAGGCACACTGACAGCCGACTTTGTTCGATTCGGTAAGAAACCAAGAAGTGCTGTATTCGTGACTATGTTCGCCTTTTTTGTCGGCAACTCACTAATGTTTATCTTTGGTGCTGCTGGCGCTGCTGCCACTGGCCAAGCTGATATATCTGAAGTCATGATTGCACAAGGGTTGTTAATTCCAGCCATTATCATCCTAGGCTTAAATATTTGGACAACCAATGACAATGCCCTCTACGCCTCAGGCTTAGGTTTCTCCAATATTACTGGTCTGCCGAGTAAGTACCTGTCTATTTTAAACGGTGTCATCGGTACCCTTTGTGCGCTTTGGCTATATAATAACTTTGTTGGATGGCTCACCTTTTTATCCGCTGCGATCCCGCCTATAGGTGGGATAATCATCGCAGATTTCTTAAAGAATCGTGAAAAATACAAAGATTTTGCTAACGTTAAGTTCGACACCATTAACTGGGCTGCGATTCTAGGCGTAGCAATTGGTGTCGTTGCAGGTCATATGCTACCCGGTATTGTCCCACTCAATGCGGTATTCGCCGGGGCGTTCAGCTTCCTAGTCATAGATACACTGATCAAACGTAATACCAACAAAACATTTGTAAAATCAACTTGTAAAAATACAACCAATGCATAA
- a CDS encoding cytosine deaminase gives MPAANMLIQNITLQGKQGLHQILIEDGKFQAIGSMEEHLNFSSPNISAEILDGEGGMAIAPFCEPHVHLDTTQTAGEPSWNISGTLFEGIERWSERKAMLSIEDVKSRAKQTLKWQIANGIQHVRTHVDVSDPTLIALKAMLEVKEEMKQWVDIQIVAFPQEGILSYPNGKELLEEAVKLGADVIGAIPHFEFTREYGVESLHYVFDLARKYDRLIDVHCDEIDDEQSRFVETVAALAHKFDMGERVTASHTTAMHSYNGAYASRLFRLLKMSGINFIANPLVNIHLQGRFDDYPKRRGITRVKEMLAANINVCFGHDDIFDPWYPLGTANMLQVLHMGLHVCQIMGYDQINDSLALISSKSARTLNIQDRYGIEIGKPGSLIILPADNGFDAVRRQVPVRYSVRHGKVLAETQIATTQIHLAEAESVTFRR, from the coding sequence ATGCCAGCTGCAAATATGCTGATCCAAAATATTACTCTTCAAGGCAAGCAGGGCCTGCATCAGATCCTCATTGAAGATGGGAAATTTCAGGCTATTGGCTCGATGGAGGAACATTTAAATTTCAGCTCTCCAAACATATCCGCTGAGATACTTGACGGTGAAGGTGGTATGGCCATCGCTCCCTTCTGTGAACCTCATGTGCACTTAGACACCACCCAAACCGCAGGTGAGCCAAGCTGGAATATTTCGGGCACTCTGTTTGAGGGGATTGAGCGTTGGTCAGAACGTAAAGCCATGCTCTCTATCGAAGATGTGAAAAGCCGCGCTAAACAAACATTAAAATGGCAAATTGCCAACGGTATTCAACATGTTCGTACCCATGTTGATGTATCCGATCCGACTCTTATCGCACTTAAAGCCATGCTTGAAGTAAAAGAGGAGATGAAGCAGTGGGTCGACATTCAAATTGTTGCCTTCCCACAAGAGGGGATTTTATCTTACCCCAACGGTAAAGAGTTACTCGAAGAAGCGGTCAAGTTGGGTGCTGATGTGATTGGCGCTATCCCCCACTTCGAATTCACCCGTGAATACGGTGTTGAATCCCTGCATTATGTGTTCGATCTTGCCCGTAAGTATGACCGTCTTATCGATGTTCACTGTGATGAAATTGATGATGAACAATCACGCTTTGTGGAAACCGTAGCTGCGCTGGCGCATAAGTTTGATATGGGTGAGCGCGTTACTGCCAGCCATACCACTGCGATGCACTCATACAATGGCGCTTATGCATCACGCCTGTTCCGCCTGCTTAAGATGTCTGGCATAAACTTCATCGCCAACCCGCTAGTCAATATCCACCTGCAAGGTCGTTTCGATGATTACCCTAAACGCCGCGGAATAACCCGGGTCAAGGAGATGTTAGCCGCCAATATTAATGTCTGTTTTGGCCATGACGATATATTCGACCCTTGGTATCCACTGGGCACAGCGAACATGCTACAGGTACTGCACATGGGTTTGCATGTATGTCAGATCATGGGTTACGATCAGATAAACGACTCTCTTGCGCTGATTAGCAGTAAATCTGCGCGTACGCTGAATATTCAAGACCGCTATGGGATAGAGATAGGCAAGCCTGGTAGCTTAATCATCCTCCCCGCAGATAATGGTTTCGATGCCGTACGCCGTCAAGTGCCAGTTCGTTACTCAGTGCGTCACGGTAAAGTCTTAGCTGAAACTCAAATTGCGACCACGCAAATTCATTTAGCCGAAGCTGAAAGCGTCACTTTTCGTCGCTAA
- the cobB gene encoding Sir2 family NAD+-dependent deacetylase — translation MYRQIVILTGAGISAESGLRTFRDQDGLWEEHKIEDVATPEGYARDAELVETFYNERWAQLHHGDVEPNVGHRALAQLEQEFDGELLVVTQNIDDLHERAGSRRLLHMHGELSKGRCPRSRQTFILKNPLGPEHTCTCCIPAQRLRPHVVWFGEMPIGLDRIQHALDSCDLFIAIGTSGTVYPAAGFVDSANHHGAQTIEVNLVKADRHSQFQYHLQGKASEILPELVNNILQGKIISSSRCEVTDELVLKGAN, via the coding sequence ATGTATCGGCAAATAGTGATATTAACTGGCGCAGGAATTTCAGCTGAATCGGGTTTAAGAACGTTTAGAGATCAAGACGGCCTTTGGGAAGAACATAAGATTGAAGATGTTGCTACTCCAGAGGGGTATGCCAGAGATGCTGAATTGGTTGAGACATTTTACAATGAACGCTGGGCTCAGTTACATCATGGAGATGTGGAACCTAACGTAGGCCACCGCGCATTAGCCCAACTCGAACAGGAGTTTGATGGTGAACTTTTAGTCGTGACACAAAATATTGATGATCTACACGAGCGCGCTGGTTCTCGTCGTTTGCTCCATATGCATGGAGAGTTATCTAAAGGTCGTTGTCCGCGATCACGACAAACATTTATTTTAAAAAACCCGCTTGGGCCGGAACATACTTGTACTTGTTGTATTCCCGCCCAACGTTTGCGTCCTCACGTAGTTTGGTTTGGCGAAATGCCCATTGGTCTCGATAGAATCCAGCATGCACTTGATAGCTGTGATCTCTTTATTGCTATTGGCACTTCTGGAACTGTTTATCCCGCAGCGGGTTTTGTCGACTCCGCAAATCATCATGGCGCACAAACCATAGAAGTGAACTTGGTCAAAGCCGATCGTCATAGTCAATTTCAATATCATCTGCAGGGTAAAGCCAGTGAAATCTTACCTGAGTTAGTAAACAATATACTTCAAGGTAAAATTATCAGTAGTTCAAGGTGTGAAGTCACCGACGAGCTAGTACTCAAAGGTGCAAATTGA
- the fur gene encoding ferric iron uptake transcriptional regulator: MTDGNQALKKAGLKVTLPRVKILELMQGPENQHISAEDLYKRLLDIGEEIGLATVYRVLNQFDDAGMVTRHHFESGKAVFELSTQHHHDHLVCLSCGKVIEFSDDVIESRQDEIAMKHNIKLTNHSLYLYGVCTNDECNHGEA; encoded by the coding sequence ATGACAGATGGAAATCAAGCGCTAAAGAAAGCGGGTTTGAAAGTTACCTTACCACGAGTCAAGATCCTAGAACTGATGCAAGGACCAGAAAATCAACACATCAGTGCAGAAGATCTGTATAAAAGATTACTCGACATAGGTGAAGAGATAGGATTGGCAACGGTCTATCGTGTACTTAACCAATTTGATGATGCTGGAATGGTGACACGTCATCACTTTGAGAGTGGCAAAGCTGTTTTTGAACTATCAACCCAACACCACCACGATCATCTTGTTTGCCTATCTTGCGGTAAAGTCATTGAATTTTCTGACGATGTTATCGAATCTCGCCAAGATGAGATCGCAATGAAGCACAACATAAAACTAACAAACCATAGCTTATATCTTTATGGTGTTTGTACTAATGATGAGTGTAATCACGGCGAAGCATAA